A stretch of DNA from Solenopsis invicta isolate M01_SB chromosome 5, UNIL_Sinv_3.0, whole genome shotgun sequence:
ttGCCAGCAATTTAACGGAAATAAGATAGCAGTATCAAAATTACATCATGTTATTGGCAATATGGCAACATTGTATAAACCCTGTAGTTATTGTGACAGCATAACGGTTGATACCAAAAGTTGTGTGTCATATTGTGGTGACATTTTCTCAACAAATGCGGACTTAATTGTCATAAATCTACTGGCATATGTATTATGGTGCAATATGTCAGTAACAAAATACAGACATTCTggtaactcgaaaagtacttgataaaaataaaatgtattattgcgTTTTGAAAAGCTTTCGACACTagctattagattttaaaattaaaaaacaggtgttttgttttaaaaaatcgtgTGACCTTAATCTGACTTTGACGAAGGCACCCAATGCCAAACTGTAATCAGTAAATGATGTAATCAGTAAATAGGTCCTTTTAAACGctgcaacttttatttaaaacattttctttaaaaacatcatttttctGATATAATTCAATGtcctaatcttttttttttaccatgtGTCTGTATATACATAGAGGAAAGTATGGTAAATCAGATCAATTTATAGTTTTTGCTTTCTATAAAGCGCATATAAATAAGTATGATCGTAAAACCGAAGGTGTCgtaatttaattctctttatttttgcttCAAGCCATTTTAACATATCTCTCACCTATGTTGaactataatagaaaatataaaaacgatttTCCTGGTCCGACATTTGAATCCAATAGTTCTAAATTAGACCACTCTTTGTTTCAAATTGGAGCcctatttttgtcgatttttagtaaaaatttaaaaaattttaatgtatttttttttgtattaaataaaaacgagcAACTTAACAgtcaaaaataagaattttattcagaaaaaaattagtaacagctagtttatataattagagttgaaattattaaaatttaattattctaagTCTTATCTCATAATATTACGATGACTCATAATATTTCagtcattatattttattactaatttctaGAACCAGATCTAATCAGCCGATCATCAGTACGATCAGATTGCAATTCCAATGCAGAGGTTCAATTTGGACATGAGCTAGTCCTttcaaactttggaacaaattttataataaacctCAAAAGTGATCGCAAAATGATTAAAATGCAAGATACTTTTAAATTCTACACTcctcaattattttaaatcaattaccttttaaaatttttacacctTTTACACAatgatttacaagaattttatatgtttcttttaattGTCGCATAATGACTGACATATTCACGTCTATTTAGCAGATGTTATGACAGAAATTTATCAGACTGCTCTCATATATCGGTATCTTATAAAGACTTTACGTTATACATGGTACACAAATCTGCTTAACCgtaatcatttaaatttaaaaggtCTTATTTGGAACGCTGTACAATATATCCCACTCTCAGTCCgccaatttcattttttattacaatcttaATATAcctaaattatacaattttacttttttcacaacttgaaaatttggaaaagaataTAGGGAAGACCGGGGCAATTGTTAgcacctttttttcttttgtgtcttctgagtcctatattaatttaaaaaaaaggggggggcgGTTTGAAAACTTGAACCTTTCCCTTCACAATGCcagtatagatagaacatggaaatgtacttgctttgaagtacatataaaaatgttaaccaATGACAAGAATgaagaatagccccaagcccagagtaattcgtaactagtccgggaatatcccaaaatttatattttaagttgaaaaactgtaaaaaagcttgttgttaagactttcttttatttaaaaacaaatatagttatacaaaaaaatgcaaacatacacgtttgcatgtccttttatgccatcggtgtgacagatttgctaacctcacaagtgtcaatctttataACATAACttgctttataactttttacctgcttaagagcgacgattttatattcatatttatgttctatgtactaaaatacacaatagtATTAAGTTTGaattaaatcaatgaagaactttacctcaatgcttaacttTGCGTAACACAAACGTTTATAAGCCAACGTAGagttagggttacccaacttaggttaggcgctgcaatcagtacGAATCGCCCCGGTACTCGGTACGAATacccccaacatcaactgtgcgtattattgcgtatgatcgacaaaaatagacatcacacagcagtaaagtaaacacgaaatgtttcaaatacattcaattggacatgatacattcaaagttttcaaaaaaaaaccttattcatcttacttaaatttcgaagaaatgctgactatcaaaaattacttcgactgtcgcaaaacacttttttactactacgacttcaatataacaccgttgccaacaaaacttggttagcaacatcgttatattagaacgtgtttacagtatttaaagtaaatttttaatatgtacccataaaaagatatttccatttattaaattacctcgtctaacgatttgccccggtttCTCCtacatgaaaagaaaaaataataattaaataatctttataaatagtactaacaagggcaccacacataacccgggtcaccgattttgatgaaactttacagttatgtagtattagtatagaaatactaaatgctaaacggagacgatgcactactcaaccgttgacatgaaatcgttgtttgaatttcaccatatagctttaataccgtaacattgaaggagtttggcaagtagcagcgtggtgtggcggacagcgcgagcgcctatagttttgcaggtcgcggccgtcgcgggttcgagtccacaattttttttttttttttttacccagtactcttattgttacaatatacatatatatatatatatatataataaaatatataataaataatacacagatatagatataataatacgcaaaaaatcttctctgcattcgaacttttgttagtttactttatatacatttaaatatatatatatatatatatatatatacacacacatagatttatatggatggcgagatatttatatgatatatttgattgtgagagttaatatgcatatttatttatgtgtaagtacaaaaacaattacaaatgaatttattcgtcgtcttgctctgtaattttgcacactttcgggtcataataattacaaaaacaagtaataaaattcacagctagttttaagaatgtcttttatgtcttttatgtcttttatgcattattgaaaaaaaaatgtgcttgcgaaaaaattggatttataaaatgttcgtggtgtaaatcagttttatgttttacttgtttttatgattattatcacccgaaagtgtgcaaaattacagagcaagacgacgaataaattcatttgtaattgtttttgtacttacacataaataaatatgcatattaactctcacaatcaaatatatcatataaatatctcgccatccatataaatctatgtgtgtgtatatatatatatatatatatatatatatatatatatatatatatatatatatttaaatgtatataaagtaaactaacaaaagttcgaatgcagagaagattttttgcgtattattatatctatatctgtgtattatttattatatattttattatatatatatatatatatatgtatattgtaacaataagagtactgggtaaaaaaaaaaaaaaaaaaaaattgtggactcgaacccgcgacggccgcgacctgcaaaactataggcgctcgcgctgtccgccacaccacgctgctacttgccaaactccttcaatgttacggtattaaagctatatggtgaaattcaaacaacgatttcacgtcaacggttgagtagtgcatcgtctccgtttagcatttagtatttctatacgaatactacataactgtaaagtttcatcaaaatcggtgacccgggttatgtgtggtgcccttgtaaGTTAAATTCGGTCAATTTGTGGacaacacaaattaataaaaaaacctgATTTGATCAAAATGGATTTtaagatttgaaattttatgtaatttttcaatttctaattCATACAAACTGCATGCGACTTGtcggtttaaaaaaaattccaaactgATACTGAATTacgtaatattacaaattaaataggcCTTTTTgcttatcaatttttataaactattttttaaatacacattttaacaaattgttaaatttaataattttttttgtaaatgagGTAATTGATTAGAGTAATTGATAaagtatttgaatttttattaaattaaaagacaaaataatttacttataatatacaattgttaataataattttcagtaCATATTAATtaggattttttaatattaatgttcaaataaaataatatttgaagagGTGATAAATACTTGAGTGATAagtttttaacatataaaacatacaaattttacaagtttcaaaattttataaatttaccgCATTTTTTGTctcaatataatcaaatattttatatttaaaaaattgtacttgtataaaggaagataaaataatagtgtttgtataaacaatattcatacatgcatttttaatattgtttattagcCATTAATAGAAACTGCTCAAAATGTCCTTCTAATTGTTCACATGTTAATAAATTACGACCAAAATGTGTaggtattttatttatgtaaatgttgTCAATTCTTGATAGATGCGATCGTgtaattcctttttattttgtaatctaGTTTGTCCtgatattgtttaaaatattccCCCCTcccaaaaaaagaatttattagtgTTAACCCTAGCTCCTTACACATATAATTAGTTACATTCCTTCCCATCTATGGGTTTGTGGGATCCTGTAACCTTGACACACTATATCTCTGAacagaaagcatattttttagctcataatgtatgaaatttatatcttaaaatctGATAAAGATGATAAACAAGAcccaaatcaaaaatattttatttttaagtaatcgaGATAGTACTCTCACAACTGTAGAAAATGTAGAAACAGTGTTGCATACTATTGATCAAGATTCAACGAAAAATATTCGTATATTGAGTAGAATGCtagaaatatatagatattCAATACATTGAATATTACGTAAACacagtattatatatatgtgtatcacTTTTAATAAGGTGCAATATCTAATGCCGCAAGATTATTCTATAAGATCGAATTTTGCACATGgctattagaaaataaaaaaaaatttgtttatcaaattttatttatgaacaaATCCTTTAcgagtattttatatatgaagGAGTTTTTATTActcatcatttttatatttagaatgaTAAAAACCGAATACACATCGCATCAGTAGATTCAAACATAAGTCGTGAAAGaagtaatattgtataatttcaatatatcaagattgtaataaaaattgaaattagttAAGAAATGTAGACGACTTAAtcttatttctttgattcattataattatacaatttcacACCCGATAAGACGTGAAAAGAACAAaacaaacaatatattattttttataattattttttatgttaaaaactcAAAAATCTTGTTTCGcaattgtgaaattataaaatttaataattgtaataataatcattagtaacgttcttaaaaattaattgtatagtAAAAATCAATGTTAACCGTAAAATCAATAACAAATGATAAACCGCTATACAATGAAGTGCGCAATACCTGAGTGCGCAAATTCAACGCGACATTACTAGTTATCTTTGATcggttataattcaaaaattgttattgtttcgacatttttgtattaggatttttgctCCACTTTACTCCCAGAATATACTGTTaagatattgttttataattgtgagacaccctgtatatagatttaaaaaaaaaagaagagagagtaattttgattttattttataccttGGCAGACAGAATTTCAATTCCTATGCGACCTTGAAAACTGACGAATTCTGGGATCAGAGGCCAACTTATCGAGTATATTGATTCCTAAATGCAAAACTGTGATAAATcacttttttcttgtttcttttttttgctttattatattaaattcttagtttgatattttacattatttcaccgGCAAACAACAAATCTGGCGAAGGTACTTTTTCGCAATCGACACATATATAATGCTACCAGTATTTGTCTCAACTATCATCACGTAAACAATCTGTGTCACATGCAATTGCAGTTAGATTAAATTCGGGAATTATTGTCGTCGAGTTATATCTACGATTTTCTGAGCAAAAATTGCACGGTTTTGTCCTGCGTAAGTCGGTTCTTCTGTTAACCGTGACAAGCTGGCTCCTTTCCAATTTGTGTTTTCGGGAGAACACGCTGACTCACAGTCATGAAAAGCCATTTCCACAGTCATCAGTCGTGATCACGTGCTTATTCTTGGTTGGTTCGCGGAAACGTTGCGTTTCATGCCAGTGTACTTTTGCGAATCGTCGAGGGTGGACCATTATCTCTTGAAAACGCCGGTGAAATCTTTGTCTTCCGAAAATTCTAAACTTACgcgagatattttttaatcgcaTATTAAAGTAAAACGAAAAGAAAGTAGAAgatttctttgtttcttttatcttctttatttgaaattgtgaTTTATTGCTGATGCATATGTTGCAGTTATATTTTCCAATTTGTTATCATTGATATTTTAACCAGTATCAATGGAGCTTcgcaaaaatgtaatatttcgggacaattaataatttatgcgcTTTTAAGTTTATAACGaatcaaaattgcaaaattacaaACCGCTTATTTATATTACAGTTAACTTGCGCAACGCAAATGACAGATTGGCAGTCCGCCGATAGTCACGATCGCTCAACGTGtcaacaaaataatgaaatcgtCGAACTTTCGCGAATTATTTCGCAGCTGGCAATGGCCAATCATCAATTAGCCAATGTGCATAGTGCAACGCTAGCGCGTATGGAAGCATTACATTTGGAGCTATCAAAGACTAGAGAGGCTCGGAAGCAAAAGATTTCGACAGAGGATCTGGAAATATGCGAGGATGTTCTTCGCGAAAGACTGCAGGATGAAGACATTAAAAAGGAAGAAATGCAAAGACTGGAACAACGTATcgttaaattagaaaaattgttaaCGGCGAGTTCTTTTGAACAGTCTAAACAACGTTACTTGCAAGAAGATAAATTGCATTCCAAAACAGAAAGAACGGAGAATTCTCTGAAGGTACAAGATACGAATAAGAATTCCTGCTCGAGATCCGCGGAATTGCATTGTGAGTCTTTGGAGCAACAAACAAATCATATCATGATAAATGCTATTAATAATGTATCTGACAATTGTGGCGATGATCGAGATTCGATCAGGGAGGAAACGGATGCTTACATGTATTACAGCGCTCATTCCGATGATTCCGAGACAAATATTCCTAGATTAAACAAAAACTTAGATAAAGTGCACAAAAGACGAGCAAGGTTGAGAAATGACGAACAAAATCCAACGAGAAATCTAGCGAgcgaaaaaatatcaaaattgtcgGAGGAAGTTGAGAGATTAAATGTAGATCGATTGGAATTTCAAAACACGAACATGCTACGCAGTTTAATAGATCAAAAAAATTTGGTAGAAAAATTAGATTATGAGGTATGATattctaaaagttttttttctgattttaggAATTGTAGGAAGAAATTAAGAGTCATGATCATTTACATGACGTTTTACTGCACTTAGTTTAGTTCcaacattgtattaaaatattctatataaaaatagctttttttatataggaATCCACGAAAACGCGATACGAGACGGTAGAAGCTAATTTGCATAAACTCAGGCAAGAATATGACGAATTGACGAAGCATTTAGATTGCGCCAAGAAAGAAATCGAAAAATTACTGAAAGAGATTAATATCTTTCAGTCTGAAAAAGACACTACTGATGCGAGAATTTCAATTTTGGAACAGGATCTGCAAAAATCGTTGCTCGAGACTGAACGCATCAAGCATGAAGAAAATCAAAAGATATCAGAATTACAGACACAATTGTCTGAAGAAGTTGcggacaaaaaaaaacagactaAGGTTCTTGAAGATGCTTTGCAGGAGATTCAAAGACTGAAGGAGACTATGAAGACtgaaggaagaaaagaaaatgttacttCAAGAGAAGACATTGGTATATTTTGTATTGTCTATAAGTTTTTATTGTACACatcgttttaataaaatttcatttattacacATAAGTGAATCGTGTTTCAACTTCCGTAATAGAGTATTTATGTTTTAGATATTGTTGACTCAATAGACAGTGTACCAAAAAGTATGTTGAATTCAAATTGCTCCGTCACCAGTATGGACGagtttaaaaaggaattaactCTAAAAATAGAAGCTAAACATAGAGCTATCGCGGCAGTTTCATCCAAGATGGAAAGACTTAGAAGAGAACTGGACACAGAGAAGGAAGCTCATTCTGAAACATCGAGTATGTTGGCTCAATTACGTTCTGTTCATAGCAATTCACAACACTCTGATCTCGCTAATGGCGGTTTTGTGAAGACTATGATGAGAGAACAAGAGAAATCCGAACAAACGGATGAAAGCGAGAAAACGTTGAAACGCACGGAAGCACAACGATTGACGCGTATTTTAAAGGTAGTGTTTGTATTTTATTCGTTTTACGATCAAAATTCGTACATAAATACACTGACTCAGGCTTGTTTTAGGTATCCGATGAGTTAAGGAATGATGTACGATATCAAATTGAGAAGGTGGATGATTTTCGTTATCATCTAGAGACCGATCCAGAGCGTCACCAAAAACGTATTCGCTGTTTAACAGAAATGACTAATAACGCACGTGCATCTCTTATTACGCGAGAACGTCAGACCAATGAGCTAAAGAATTATCTGGCTCAATTGCTGGTCAGATTAGGCGACAAGAGTTTTCTGGAAATCCAAAATGACGAAAAAAATGAATGCGACCGACAACTGGAGAATATAAACACGTTGAAAAGTCTCTATAATGAAAGGTTGAGAATCTTGATCGAGTTAAAAGATTCCGCAAATAAGGAATTGACGGATATGAAACAGAAATTGGAATATACTCTAAAGAAATCGGAGAACCTGGAAGAGGAACTCAAAAAAGCTGAAGACAAGGTatcaaaatgttacattacgaTTTCATTACGATTGTTTGAATTTAAAAGtcttattttatgttacatGCGGCAGGTTGACGCTCAAGACTCAGAAATAACAAACTTGGAATCACAATTGGGATTAACCAAGGCAGATTGCAGAGATCTTCAGAATCAGATGTCTCTCATTAATGGATTATTCACGCAGATGCTGTTAGGAGCTTCATCTGCGGACATGAATCTTGATCGGTTGACTCAATTATTACAGGTATTGCAATGCTAGTTTATTTtctattcatattattatttattatttattatttaatttataacttttaagatATTCAGGGTTGCAAGGCCGTCATGTTTTGATAATGCAACGGAATAATTAAGAGAAGCTTTTTGAAATGATAGTGAGAGTGGTAGATACGAACCAAAGAATTTCAAGTTTAGATCCTATCAGTTCCTTTAACTTTTCCGTCGCTTACaaaccaaaaaataattaagaaatattttaacatttatttgaaaaaattggcaATAAACTTCTTagaaaataatgtgaaatatgtaaaaatatggaAATAAGAAACTATAatgagcaatttaatttttaacgctACAGGAAAACCACGATCTTATAAGTGATATAGCCAAGAAAGAAAGCACCGAAGCAGCGGCTCTTCCTAAACTTCTTTTAGATTTGATTGAACAAACCGAGGGCAGTAAAGCATCCGAGAAATGCGCAAATGAAGAAAATAGTGCAGAAAATATTACCGAAGTTAATAGGAAGGAAGATGATCTGCAAGAAGAACACATCGCCCACAATTTACCTAAGGTTAATAAGcacgaaaaataatatatttattcttaatataatacCCCTATTTTGTTTCTTAATGCTAATTTAAATGCTGCGCCACGTACGATACGATTACATGCTTTTGTTTAAAGAGCTTGATATACAGGCCGATTtcaataaagtaattataaaaatgtattgcagGTATGGCGTGTTTTACTAGAACTACTTAGTTGTCACGCAGTGACTTCTCCAAGTATTTCCGTTGCATCCTGTTCGGATCCAAATAGTTGTTACAAGTCTGTAGACACACCGGCCGGTCCAAGATTGGTAATATCTGTGAGCAAAACATATATTCGTTTGAAGGAATTAATTCTGGAGAAAAAGCACTTGGAGAAGGAGATGAATCGTATGAAGCAGTTAAACGTTCATTTAGAAAGTAAACTTGGTGAACAggtaaataatctaaatttttacaaaatagtgCGATAAAAATCTATCATTACTTTTTCAATATCTAGGAAAAGAGACTTTCTATGGTGTCAGTCGAATTAGCCAAAACATGGAACATAGTCGGTCGGATGCAAGCGCAACATCAGCAGTTGCATACACACGAAGCAATACTAAGATATGAATTgcaggaaaaaagaaaaatgttgcaagAATTGAAGCAGGAATTAGAATACTGCAGAGAGAAATGGGAGTCGGCTAGACAAAAAAACACTAACACCGAACGAGAATGGAGAAATTTGCGTCGCGAGTTTGCTGCACGAAAAGCTTTAGCTGTCCACGATTCTTTCAATAGGTTTTTTAttcacaattttattgtatatatcaGTAACAAAAACTGGAgatattagtaatttaattttttttttaatgtagattttaaaagtaataatacttagtattaatatatacaaattttattattggttATTTAAAACTGAACagtattaaatctttttttttataatgtatctgtttaaattgctatttaagaaatatcttagtattttattataacaatatagagaaactatttaatacaaaaattattctgCATGTGCCCTAATTCGTATTTCAATTATTCTGCGTAGTGCTGAAAGTGGTTTCAGCGATGAAAGAGGTGATGATACTgacgaagaagaaaaaataatcgagGGACGAATCAGACACGGTTCACGCAGACGAACACGAAAGGTTGTtactaattatttatgtataaatttttcattattattttttattattgtttaaataaaatgttcgaaCTAATGCAGGAAAGTCTTAGAGCACCGACACCGGATACAGAATCCGATCAGCCGACAGATATCGAACTATCAGAGTCAAACACTACTTCCTTGGTGACTTTGGAACAACGCACGTCGACTCCGGAAATAGAAGCAGAGTTGGACGAGGCAGAAATCATACATAATTCAAAACTTATTAATGTGACGGAAACTGCACAAACAGTAAGAAAAAACTACAgcaaatcatatttaaattacacattttattaacttaattagttaattaacattgtataattaatatcaaattataaacagTGCATTATGGAAGATACGCAAGAGATTCTGAATCCTTTGGATCAAGCGCTCACTAACTTTATACagaatcttataaaaattgatgACGGAGAATCAAGCGAGAAAGTTTCGGTTCTGCGAGAGAGTATTACGACACCATTCAAAGATTTGTGCGACAATCCAATTCCTGAAACTGGCGGCGATATAAAAACTGATCTAACGACAACTTTTAGAACGGATTTCTCCGTTGATGAAAATCTACGATCTTGGACCATCGAATCTTTATCTGCACCATCCGCTGtgaaaacattaaaacaaaCAGCTACGAATATCGATATATTGGCAGTGGATAATGGTGAATCGCTTGAATCATCATCGACTATGATTAGAAATTTGTCAAAACAGCATAATGACGACAACGGTGAGACCaataaatccaaaaatattttatcatcgtTTCTTATACACCCATTACTACAGTTATGAAAACAACCAGCATGATATCTGTCTTTTCCATTAGACTTTTTCCTGCATTTCCTGAACCCTCGTCAATAAAAATCGTGTTCAGCAATTCCTTGATCGTAGGACCGTCTAATCGTTTTCTTGCTCCAGTGTTTGGTCCAACCACaacaaaattggaaaatttgacgGATAGTTGTATCAACCCTTTGTCTACTATTTGCTCCTCCTCGATGATGTCATCAAGCCATGAAGAAGAACCCATAAATA
This window harbors:
- the LOC105198597 gene encoding WEB family protein At4g27595, chloroplastic isoform X1, producing MGISSSSSDSSVLISASKHEAETSLNGEDSCLTNDGRQKPYVETRIYKREEQPRSQLTCATQMTDWQSADSHDRSTCQQNNEIVELSRIISQLAMANHQLANVHSATLARMEALHLELSKTREARKQKISTEDLEICEDVLRERLQDEDIKKEEMQRLEQRIVKLEKLLTASSFEQSKQRYLQEDKLHSKTERTENSLKVQDTNKNSCSRSAELHCESLEQQTNHIMINAINNVSDNCGDDRDSIREETDAYMYYSAHSDDSETNIPRLNKNLDKVHKRRARLRNDEQNPTRNLASEKISKLSEEVERLNVDRLEFQNTNMLRSLIDQKNLVEKLDYEESTKTRYETVEANLHKLRQEYDELTKHLDCAKKEIEKLLKEINIFQSEKDTTDARISILEQDLQKSLLETERIKHEENQKISELQTQLSEEVADKKKQTKVLEDALQEIQRLKETMKTEGRKENVTSREDIDIVDSIDSVPKSMLNSNCSVTSMDEFKKELTLKIEAKHRAIAAVSSKMERLRRELDTEKEAHSETSSMLAQLRSVHSNSQHSDLANGGFVKTMMREQEKSEQTDESEKTLKRTEAQRLTRILKVSDELRNDVRYQIEKVDDFRYHLETDPERHQKRIRCLTEMTNNARASLITRERQTNELKNYLAQLLVRLGDKSFLEIQNDEKNECDRQLENINTLKSLYNERLRILIELKDSANKELTDMKQKLEYTLKKSENLEEELKKAEDKVDAQDSEITNLESQLGLTKADCRDLQNQMSLINGLFTQMLLGASSADMNLDRLTQLLQENHDLISDIAKKESTEAAALPKLLLDLIEQTEGSKASEKCANEENSAENITEVNRKEDDLQEEHIAHNLPKVWRVLLELLSCHAVTSPSISVASCSDPNSCYKSVDTPAGPRLVISVSKTYIRLKELILEKKHLEKEMNRMKQLNVHLESKLGEQEKRLSMVSVELAKTWNIVGRMQAQHQQLHTHEAILRYELQEKRKMLQELKQELEYCREKWESARQKNTNTEREWRNLRREFAARKALAVHDSFNSAESGFSDERGDDTDEEEKIIEGRIRHGSRRRTRKESLRAPTPDTESDQPTDIELSESNTTSLVTLEQRTSTPEIEAELDEAEIIHNSKLINVTETAQTCIMEDTQEILNPLDQALTNFIQNLIKIDDGESSEKVSVLRESITTPFKDLCDNPIPETGGDIKTDLTTTFRTDFSVDENLRSWTIESLSAPSAVKTLKQTATNIDILAVDNGESLESSSTMIRNLSKQHNDDNVFGPTTTKLENLTDSCINPLSTICSSSMMSSSHEEEPINRIQRPSKSMDSDSISVDSSSSLDTVREFPVDVVSTIPLLKSGDQLRESSQKEVISAKSRTPEEVLATRSDRLKRLEEQTDWLMKKMNATSKRGDALCSRLEELHETYGEPPVPPLMPDVLPSYRLPTVLPNLSHQAQEEESKII
- the LOC105198597 gene encoding WEB family protein At4g27595, chloroplastic isoform X4, which gives rise to MGISSSSSDSSVLISASKHEAETSLNGEDSCLTNDGRQKPYVETRIYKREEQPRSQLTCATQMTDWQSADSHDRSTCQQNNEIVELSRIISQLAMANHQLANVHSATLARMEALHLELSKTREARKQKISTEDLEICEDVLRERLQDEDIKKEEMQRLEQRIVKLEKLLTASSFEQSKQRYLQEDKLHSKTERTENSLKVQDTNKNSCSRSAELHCESLEQQTNHIMINAINNVSDNCGDDRDSIREETDAYMYYSAHSDDSETNIPRLNKNLDKVHKRRARLRNDEQNPTRNLASEKISKLSEEVERLNVDRLEFQNTNMLRSLIDQKNLVEKLDYEESTKTRYETVEANLHKLRQEYDELTKHLDCAKKEIEKLLKEINIFQSEKDTTDARISILEQDLQKSLLETERIKHEENQKISELQTQLSEEVADKKKQTKVLEDALQEIQRLKETMKTEGRKENVTSREDIDIVDSIDSVPKSMLNSNCSVTSMDEFKKELTLKIEAKHRAIAAVSSKMERLRRELDTEKEAHSETSSMLAQLRSVHSNSQHSDLANGGFVKTMMREQEKSEQTDESEKTLKRTEAQRLTRILKVSDELRNDVRYQIEKVDDFRYHLETDPERHQKRIRCLTEMTNNARASLITRERQTNELKNYLAQLLVRLGDKSFLEIQNDEKNECDRQLENINTLKSLYNERLRILIELKDSANKELTDMKQKLEYTLKKSENLEEELKKAEDKVDAQDSEITNLESQLGLTKADCRDLQNQMSLINGLFTQMLLGASSADMNLDRLTQLLQENHDLISDIAKKESTEAAALPKLLLDLIEQTEGSKASEKCANEENSAENITEVNRKEDDLQEEHIAHNLPKVWRVLLELLSCHAVTSPSISVASCSDPNSCYKSVDTPAGPRLVISVSKTYIRLKELILEKKHLEKEMNRMKQLNVHLESKLGEQEKRLSMVSVELAKTWNIVGRMQAQHQQLHTHEAILRYELQEKRKMLQELKQELEYCREKWESARQKNTNTEREWRNLRREFAARKALAVHDSFNSAESGFSDERGDDTDEEEKIIEGRIRHGSRRRTRKESLRAPTPDTESDQPTDIELSESNTTSLVTLEQRTSTPEIEAELDEAEIIHNSKLINVTETAQTCIMEDTQEILNPLDQALTNFIQNLIKIDDGESSEKVSVLRESITTPFKDLCDNPIPETGGDIKTDLTTTFRTDFSVDENLRSWTIESLSAPSAVKTLKQTATNIDILAVDNGESLESSSTMIRNLSKQHNDDNDFFLHFLNPRQ